The genomic window ATGGCGTGATCAATGCAGATGGCTATGTACTCAACGATGAAACCACCGCCATCCTGGTAAAGCAAGCGCTGACCCAGGCGCAGGCCGGTGCCGATATCGTCGCCCCTAGCGATATGATGGATGGCCGCATCGGTGCGATCCGCCATGCCCTGGAGATGCACGGCTTCATCCATACCCGCATCATGGCTTACTCGGCCAAATATGCATCTGCCTTCTACGGCCCTTTCCGCGACGCGGTCGGTTCTGCAACTAATTTAGGCAAGAGCGATAAAGCCAATTATCAAATGGATCCGGCCAATAGTGATGAAGCCATGCGTGAAGTGGCGCTTGATCTGGCCGAGGGCGCCGACATGGTCATGGTAAAACCTGGTATGCCTTATCTAGATATCGTGCGCCGTGTCAAAGATGAGTTCAAGGTACCGACCTTTGCTTATCAGGTCAGCGGTGAATATGCGATGATCAAGGCAGCAGCGCAAAACGGCTGGCTAGATCACAATAAGACCATGATGGAATCCATGCTGGCATTTA from Undibacterium parvum includes these protein-coding regions:
- the hemB gene encoding porphobilinogen synthase, whose product is MSDYKPNTAGQFPATRMRRMRHDAFSRALMRENHVTASDLIYPVFVIDGENLCEKVASMPGVDRVSIDVLMGVAEDCVTLGIPVMALFPSINPSLKTPDGSEALNPQGLIPRAIRELKMRFPELGILTDVALDPYTSHGQDGVINADGYVLNDETTAILVKQALTQAQAGADIVAPSDMMDGRIGAIRHALEMHGFIHTRIMAYSAKYASAFYGPFRDAVGSATNLGKSDKANYQMDPANSDEAMREVALDLAEGADMVMVKPGMPYLDIVRRVKDEFKVPTFAYQVSGEYAMIKAAAQNGWLDHNKTMMESMLAFKRAGADGILTYFARDVARLLKHTA